In one window of Deinococcus terrestris DNA:
- a CDS encoding DdrH, giving the protein MTNPYAEWFEQLRAEYGDQLQAMPLPDGLPEHLHTLIESGDQEAIQFMIKLAWQFGAQVGYAAGARQQGGEVSPTRPPRVQA; this is encoded by the coding sequence ATGACGAACCCCTACGCCGAGTGGTTCGAGCAACTGCGGGCGGAGTATGGCGACCAGCTTCAGGCTATGCCGCTGCCCGACGGGTTGCCCGAGCATCTGCACACCCTGATCGAAAGCGGGGATCAGGAAGCCATCCAGTTCATGATCAAGCTGGCCTGGCAGTTTGGTGCCCAGGTCGGCTACGCGGCGGGTGCCCGCCAGCAGGGCGGCGAGGTCAGCCCGACCCGGCCACCCCGCGTTCAGGCCTGA
- a CDS encoding response regulator transcription factor, which yields MIRVLLVDDHALFRQGLRSLLESEGMRVIGEAANGREAIRYAAETHPDVILMDIQMPELDGVKATQSILEIDPKSRVIMITMYRQDRYVFEAVKAGARGYVLKDADAATLIDAIRRVAAGEALLDADMAQNVLDDFRDKREELPSEKHADLNERETMILKLLAQGFSNQDIALRLDISEKTVRNRLSEIFTKLQLNNRTQAALYAIREGIANLD from the coding sequence ATGATCCGTGTCCTGCTTGTCGACGACCACGCGCTGTTCCGTCAGGGGCTGCGCAGCCTGCTCGAAAGCGAGGGCATGCGGGTGATCGGGGAAGCCGCCAATGGCCGCGAGGCCATCCGCTACGCCGCCGAGACGCATCCCGACGTGATCCTGATGGACATCCAGATGCCCGAACTTGACGGGGTCAAGGCCACCCAGAGCATCCTCGAGATCGACCCCAAGTCGAGGGTCATCATGATCACCATGTACCGCCAGGACCGCTACGTCTTCGAGGCGGTCAAGGCCGGGGCCCGCGGCTACGTGCTCAAGGACGCCGACGCAGCCACCCTGATCGACGCGATCCGCCGGGTGGCCGCTGGAGAGGCCCTGCTCGACGCCGACATGGCCCAGAATGTCCTCGACGACTTCCGCGACAAGCGCGAGGAGTTGCCCTCGGAAAAGCACGCCGACCTCAACGAGCGCGAGACGATGATCCTCAAGCTGCTGGCCCAGGGTTTTTCCAACCAGGACATCGCCCTGCGGCTGGACATTTCGGAAAAGACGGTCCGGAACCGCCTCTCGGAGATCTTCACCAAGCTGCAACTCAACAACCGCACCCAGGCGGCCCTCTACGCGATCCGCGAGGGCATCGCCAATCTGGACTAG
- a CDS encoding cytochrome b translates to MNQWLDDRLHISRLNDKFLRKAFPVHHSFFLGEITLFSLIILILTGILLALSYEPSNSMVVNSFDPGTADAPNLVPAAYHSALKINAAPFGDMLRRIHHWTANIMVAASVIHMMRIYFTGAFKKPREINWWIGMLLLIFAALTAVTGYVLPYDNYAYNTLKVIYSIAASIPWVGEWVAQAAFAGKFPGDGVIPRVYGYHIMLLPGILLALTAAHMLIMIKQKHTQPQYAKRIAYKKIVGVPLMTQQTPIMLMLTLLFAGIIVLFSAFIPVHPVEYFGPPSTTPIDNIKPDWYLLWVFGVLAIIPGFEFNFLGGNINSEFVGAILLPTLTLGAMFAVPMLDRSRENLYYAENPTNHPVRLGIGVAFMMLLAVWSVAGYKPELISAGILTTENANTVLWIATFLVPALSYFFVQAVVRGIRALRESDARDRANFQAADD, encoded by the coding sequence ATGAACCAGTGGCTCGACGACCGTCTGCACATCTCGCGCCTGAACGACAAGTTCCTGCGCAAGGCCTTTCCTGTCCACCACTCCTTTTTTCTGGGCGAGATCACCCTCTTCAGCCTGATCATCCTGATCCTGACAGGCATCCTGCTGGCGCTCTCCTATGAGCCCAGCAACTCCATGGTGGTCAACTCCTTTGACCCCGGTACCGCCGACGCGCCCAACCTCGTTCCGGCGGCCTACCACTCGGCGCTCAAGATCAACGCCGCCCCCTTCGGGGACATGCTGCGGCGCATCCACCACTGGACGGCGAACATCATGGTGGCCGCCTCGGTCATCCACATGATGCGGATCTACTTCACGGGTGCCTTCAAGAAGCCGCGCGAGATCAACTGGTGGATCGGCATGCTGCTCCTGATTTTCGCGGCGCTGACCGCCGTGACCGGGTACGTGCTGCCCTACGACAACTACGCCTACAACACCCTCAAGGTGATCTACTCCATCGCCGCGTCAATTCCCTGGGTGGGCGAGTGGGTCGCGCAGGCGGCGTTCGCGGGCAAGTTCCCCGGCGACGGGGTGATTCCGCGCGTGTACGGCTACCACATCATGCTGCTGCCCGGCATCCTGCTGGCGCTGACGGCCGCGCACATGCTGATCATGATCAAGCAGAAGCACACCCAGCCGCAGTACGCCAAGCGCATCGCCTACAAGAAGATCGTGGGCGTGCCGCTGATGACCCAGCAGACCCCCATCATGCTGATGCTGACGCTGCTGTTCGCAGGCATCATCGTGCTGTTCAGCGCCTTTATCCCGGTGCACCCGGTCGAGTACTTCGGGCCGCCCAGCACCACCCCGATCGACAACATCAAGCCTGACTGGTACCTGCTGTGGGTCTTCGGGGTGCTGGCGATCATTCCCGGCTTCGAGTTCAACTTTCTGGGCGGCAACATCAACTCCGAGTTCGTGGGCGCGATCCTGCTCCCGACCCTGACCCTGGGCGCGATGTTCGCCGTGCCCATGCTTGACCGCAGCCGCGAGAACCTCTACTACGCGGAAAACCCCACCAACCACCCGGTGCGGCTGGGGATCGGCGTGGCGTTCATGATGCTGCTGGCGGTGTGGTCGGTGGCAGGCTACAAACCGGAACTGATCAGCGCGGGCATCCTGACTACCGAGAACGCCAACACGGTGCTGTGGATCGCCACTTTCCTGGTTCCGGCGCTGTCCTACTTCTTCGTGCAGGCGGTCGTGCGCGGCATCCGTGCCCTGCGTGAGTCCGACGCCCGCGACCGTGCCAACTTCCAGGCCGCCGACGACTGA
- a CDS encoding DUF7933 domain-containing protein, whose product MKTNLLRGGVAAMALLSLGAFQMAAAAALDCNTIYAAVGTNPARAGVGSYLTTLSTGGVLGNAVQLPASADQTSTTNGGVRGRSVTAGFGVDPVNKRIYYVDGYGGTGYNTARYARLYDYDGDTFTQLTVDASGAPVFSNPTTEHQAGVDEAGTLWATDWAAPSDIYQYSRGTVTRYLNAIAAPAVAADATEWNSLQDGDMAFDGVFDGVGQGRMWFVSSTTTNIVIYMVTRTSATAFQAKKVASFAPTAGALSATTNWVTGAAFGPDGLLYISTSGSDLYKYNTVAGTLTVAKDGVTPVNGQNAITDLGSCYYPKPALSVSKTHTGNFEVWKQGTYTIKVTNNGQFATSSAIVLKDALPNGMTYAGASSSTGTVSGPTPGTAGTISLTFTPTSPLIPQQSHEITLTVNVNLAARGNVTNYVSVGGGGDPGPNKNGTAPEPGSSCTSGAYCSSDPTTVLPPQTATITKSFTPASVPLDVASTITFTVTNPNTGGALTNLKFTDTLTGMSVANTTLGGTCASVTNASALTVGATALDLTIPSLAANSNCTITVQVKGTRIGVNPNTTSGVTSTQTPTPGTVSNTANLTVRPLAAGVSKSFNSPNVPQGGTTQLTITVTNPNGADATAFALTDDVAGTMGITGLTITAVSSDTCKGSGTVTTASGKYVLTGGTLPAAGCSVVLTVQVPTSATTGSKTNTIVGTSVTGTINSQALPAATNATASFTVTAPVITPNLTLTKKGPAFARPSTAANSNPAAGPVVAAQDSFISYTLTVNTAGANATGTTTVTDTLPPGLSWTVATGGTPNYTATPGTWTCSIVAQTITCTTTSPIEVGKPQTITLNNVKVAAGAAAGPTITNKATVSNPGETKTDDNGAEFVTRLVLTEVTKQVRTLPGGTFGTAASIRPGDLLEYCIDTQNRGGADLLNYVLSDALNSNGTSVTAVPIASDAAYGGRAIKRTRTPASGPPITDNLTAAADADAGRLTDSTLTVTLGTLLAGETVRTCFQVRVK is encoded by the coding sequence GTGAAAACCAACCTTCTCCGCGGGGGAGTGGCTGCCATGGCCTTGCTTAGCCTGGGGGCTTTCCAAATGGCGGCAGCGGCGGCCCTCGATTGCAACACGATCTATGCTGCGGTCGGGACAAATCCGGCTCGTGCTGGGGTGGGCAGTTATCTCACCACCCTTAGCACTGGGGGCGTTCTCGGCAACGCCGTTCAGTTACCCGCTAGTGCAGATCAGACCAGCACTACCAACGGCGGCGTCAGGGGCCGCAGCGTCACGGCCGGCTTTGGCGTCGATCCTGTGAACAAGCGCATCTACTACGTGGACGGCTACGGTGGGACAGGGTACAACACCGCCAGATACGCCCGTCTCTATGACTACGATGGCGACACCTTCACCCAGCTCACCGTAGATGCGTCGGGGGCGCCTGTTTTCTCTAATCCCACAACTGAACACCAGGCAGGTGTGGATGAGGCAGGGACATTGTGGGCAACCGATTGGGCTGCGCCGAGCGATATCTATCAGTATTCGCGCGGGACCGTCACCCGCTATCTTAATGCCATCGCGGCTCCCGCCGTCGCGGCGGACGCGACCGAGTGGAACTCCCTTCAAGACGGCGATATGGCATTCGACGGGGTGTTCGACGGGGTGGGCCAGGGCCGGATGTGGTTCGTTTCGTCCACCACGACCAACATCGTCATCTACATGGTAACGCGCACAAGTGCCACTGCATTCCAGGCAAAGAAGGTAGCTTCCTTCGCTCCAACAGCGGGGGCGCTCTCGGCCACGACGAACTGGGTGACTGGCGCCGCCTTCGGTCCTGACGGCTTGCTCTACATCTCTACCTCCGGCAGTGACTTGTACAAGTACAACACTGTCGCAGGCACCCTTACCGTGGCTAAGGATGGCGTCACACCGGTGAACGGTCAGAACGCCATCACCGACCTCGGCTCGTGCTACTACCCCAAACCTGCCCTCAGTGTCAGCAAGACCCATACTGGAAACTTTGAGGTCTGGAAGCAGGGAACGTATACGATCAAAGTGACCAACAATGGTCAGTTCGCTACTTCTTCGGCGATTGTCCTCAAGGACGCGCTGCCCAACGGTATGACCTATGCCGGTGCCAGCTCCAGCACTGGTACGGTATCGGGACCTACACCAGGCACAGCGGGGACCATCAGTCTTACGTTCACTCCCACATCTCCCCTCATCCCGCAACAGTCCCACGAGATCACGCTGACGGTTAACGTCAACCTGGCTGCCCGGGGGAACGTGACGAACTACGTCTCAGTGGGCGGTGGCGGTGATCCTGGCCCCAACAAGAACGGGACGGCACCTGAACCAGGATCAAGCTGCACTTCGGGCGCGTACTGTTCGAGCGATCCCACCACGGTTTTGCCTCCCCAGACCGCGACCATCACCAAGAGTTTTACGCCAGCGAGCGTACCTCTCGACGTCGCGAGTACCATCACCTTCACGGTCACCAATCCCAATACCGGTGGCGCCCTGACCAACCTGAAGTTCACCGATACCCTCACGGGGATGAGTGTGGCGAATACAACCCTGGGCGGCACCTGCGCCTCGGTTACGAATGCCTCGGCGCTCACTGTGGGCGCTACTGCGCTGGACTTGACCATTCCAAGTTTGGCAGCCAACTCCAACTGCACCATCACCGTGCAGGTCAAGGGCACGCGGATCGGCGTGAATCCCAACACGACCAGCGGGGTGACCTCGACACAGACGCCCACGCCCGGTACAGTCTCGAACACTGCGAACCTAACGGTCAGGCCCCTCGCCGCTGGGGTCAGCAAGAGCTTCAACTCACCCAACGTGCCTCAGGGGGGCACCACTCAGCTCACGATCACCGTGACGAACCCTAACGGTGCAGACGCCACCGCCTTTGCTTTGACGGATGACGTGGCGGGCACGATGGGCATCACGGGCCTGACGATCACCGCTGTGAGCAGCGACACCTGCAAGGGCAGCGGCACGGTCACGACGGCCTCCGGCAAGTACGTTCTTACGGGCGGCACCCTTCCTGCGGCGGGGTGCTCTGTCGTCCTCACGGTGCAGGTCCCCACTTCGGCCACCACGGGCAGCAAGACGAACACCATCGTCGGCACGAGCGTGACGGGAACCATCAACAGTCAGGCGCTCCCAGCGGCTACCAATGCCACGGCCAGCTTCACGGTGACCGCGCCCGTCATCACCCCCAACCTCACCCTCACCAAGAAAGGCCCTGCCTTCGCTCGCCCCAGCACCGCGGCCAACTCCAACCCCGCCGCCGGTCCCGTGGTGGCCGCGCAGGACAGCTTCATCAGCTACACCCTGACCGTGAACACGGCGGGCGCCAACGCCACGGGCACCACCACCGTGACCGACACCCTGCCCCCGGGACTAAGCTGGACGGTGGCGACGGGGGGCACCCCGAACTACACGGCGACTCCCGGCACTTGGACGTGCAGCATTGTTGCGCAGACCATCACCTGCACGACGACGAGCCCCATCGAGGTCGGTAAACCCCAGACCATCACCCTGAACAACGTCAAGGTGGCGGCGGGCGCGGCAGCGGGTCCTACTATCACCAACAAGGCGACCGTCAGCAATCCGGGCGAGACGAAGACCGACGACAACGGGGCAGAGTTCGTCACGCGCCTGGTGCTTACGGAAGTGACCAAGCAGGTGCGGACCCTGCCGGGGGGCACCTTCGGCACGGCGGCCTCCATCCGCCCCGGCGACCTGCTCGAGTACTGCATCGATACCCAGAACCGGGGCGGCGCGGACCTGCTGAACTATGTCCTGAGCGACGCGCTGAACAGCAACGGCACCTCGGTGACTGCGGTCCCCATCGCCAGTGATGCCGCTTACGGCGGCAGGGCCATCAAGCGGACCCGCACGCCCGCCAGCGGACCGCCCATCACCGACAACCTCACGGCAGCGGCGGACGCCGACGCGGGCAGGCTCACCGACAGCACCCTGACCGTCACCCTCGGGACCCTGCTCGCCGGAGAGACTGTGCGGACCTGCTTCCAGGTGCGGGTGAAGTAA
- a CDS encoding c-type cytochrome, with the protein MERNDAVMPWVAIVSAAIMWIILLFLFNKETAPEPVVVDPEVVATINQTWPTLGAQVYTSAGCVGCHGANGEGGAGPVLAGNERITQDPVYVHTIIVEGKGQMPAFNQLKDEEVYAVANYVLNSWGNSIEEPLTPAQVAEGQSKIDPAVLKNRSRFVPEDIKLPEIFLATFVMVLLTYGLIGLYSVWAEGQELHPGIHKVRATPVATLAMVVTLGLSLLFSVLFVRQMVADYAGWADRVMPNVAMEGFYAAMILLTLAVATGLYKKFFMDGEVLVEDASGEFPW; encoded by the coding sequence GTGGAGAGAAACGACGCTGTCATGCCCTGGGTCGCCATCGTCAGTGCGGCCATCATGTGGATTATCCTGCTGTTCCTCTTTAACAAGGAAACAGCGCCCGAGCCCGTCGTGGTGGACCCCGAGGTGGTCGCCACCATCAACCAGACGTGGCCGACCCTGGGAGCGCAGGTGTACACCTCGGCCGGGTGCGTGGGCTGCCACGGCGCCAATGGCGAGGGCGGTGCAGGCCCGGTGCTCGCGGGCAACGAGCGCATCACCCAGGACCCGGTGTATGTGCACACCATCATTGTCGAGGGCAAGGGGCAGATGCCTGCGTTCAACCAGCTCAAGGACGAGGAAGTGTACGCGGTCGCCAACTACGTGCTGAACTCGTGGGGGAACTCCATCGAGGAGCCGTTGACGCCCGCGCAGGTTGCCGAGGGCCAGAGCAAGATCGACCCCGCCGTCCTGAAAAACCGCAGCCGCTTTGTCCCCGAGGACATCAAGCTGCCCGAGATCTTCCTGGCGACCTTCGTGATGGTGTTGCTGACCTACGGGCTGATCGGCCTGTACAGCGTCTGGGCCGAGGGCCAGGAACTGCATCCCGGCATTCACAAGGTCCGCGCTACGCCCGTCGCCACGCTGGCGATGGTGGTGACCCTGGGCCTGAGCCTGCTGTTCAGCGTGCTGTTCGTGCGCCAGATGGTCGCCGACTACGCGGGCTGGGCCGACCGGGTGATGCCCAACGTGGCGATGGAAGGCTTTTACGCCGCCATGATCCTGCTGACCCTGGCGGTGGCGACTGGCCTGTACAAGAAGTTCTTTATGGACGGCGAGGTGCTCGTCGAGGACGCCAGCGGCGAGTTCCCTTGGTAA
- a CDS encoding HesB/IscA family protein has product MTATSFPESGGVLPTQDIRISEFGAQKALGILAQSGKENAGVRVFIKSGGCSGYQYGMAIDDRELDGDTIVVDRGVKLLVDRMSLPLLRGSEVDFVENMMGGGFTVHNPNATSNCGCGHSFRTDGAQSPDGEGSGGCGTR; this is encoded by the coding sequence ATGACGGCGACCTCTTTTCCCGAATCTGGCGGCGTGCTGCCGACCCAGGACATTCGAATCAGCGAGTTCGGCGCCCAGAAGGCCCTCGGTATCCTGGCCCAGAGCGGTAAGGAGAATGCGGGCGTCCGGGTCTTTATCAAGAGCGGTGGCTGCAGCGGCTACCAGTACGGCATGGCGATCGACGACCGCGAACTCGACGGCGACACCATCGTGGTGGACCGGGGCGTCAAGTTGCTCGTCGACCGCATGAGCCTCCCCCTGCTGCGCGGCAGCGAGGTGGACTTCGTCGAGAACATGATGGGCGGGGGCTTTACCGTACATAACCCCAACGCCACCAGCAACTGCGGCTGCGGCCACTCCTTCCGCACCGACGGCGCCCAGTCGCCCGACGGCGAGGGCAGCGGAGGCTGCGGCACCCGCTAA
- a CDS encoding DMT family transporter yields the protein MSSHARGLLLLVLVTLLWGSTFAVVKELGELLPPAVLIAWRFLIATLALLPALLLSRERTATAPTDPARPLWRDGLILGAWLIAGYGTQTIALQTTGANRAAFFTALSVVLVPLWLTVAQRRPLPWALWLALPLAVGGLALLSWEGGALVVGDAWALACAVTYAGFIIALERTASRHGALRFTFAQLLAVTALAWVWALLAEPGKLWPPAAAWGPLVYLGVAATAVTTLLQTVGQRRVSAAEASLIYALEPVAAALFSFLLIGERIGLRGALGGLLVVVATLLGQRAGEAHPETPTPQAEAS from the coding sequence GTGTCCTCTCACGCCCGTGGCCTGCTGCTGCTCGTGCTCGTCACCCTGCTGTGGGGCAGCACCTTCGCGGTGGTCAAGGAACTCGGGGAGCTGCTGCCGCCCGCCGTCCTGATCGCGTGGCGCTTCCTGATCGCCACCCTCGCGCTGCTGCCCGCGCTGCTGCTCTCGCGGGAGCGGACGGCGACGGCCCCCACCGACCCGGCCCGGCCCCTCTGGCGCGACGGCCTGATTCTGGGGGCGTGGCTGATCGCGGGGTACGGCACCCAGACCATCGCCCTGCAAACGACGGGGGCGAACCGGGCCGCCTTCTTCACGGCCCTGAGCGTGGTCCTCGTTCCCCTGTGGCTCACCGTCGCGCAACGCCGCCCGTTGCCCTGGGCGCTGTGGCTGGCGCTGCCGCTGGCCGTGGGTGGACTGGCCCTGCTCTCCTGGGAGGGGGGCGCCCTCGTCGTCGGGGACGCCTGGGCGCTGGCCTGCGCGGTGACCTACGCGGGATTCATCATCGCGCTGGAGCGCACCGCGAGTCGGCATGGGGCGCTGCGCTTTACCTTCGCACAACTGCTCGCCGTGACTGCCCTCGCGTGGGTGTGGGCACTGCTGGCCGAGCCGGGGAAGCTCTGGCCGCCCGCCGCTGCCTGGGGGCCGCTGGTGTACCTGGGGGTGGCGGCGACCGCCGTGACCACGCTGCTGCAGACGGTGGGCCAGCGCCGGGTGAGCGCCGCCGAAGCCAGCCTGATCTACGCGCTCGAACCCGTCGCCGCTGCCCTGTTCAGCTTCCTGCTGATCGGGGAGCGCATCGGCCTCCGCGGCGCACTTGGCGGACTGCTTGTCGTGGTCGCCACCCTGCTGGGCCAGCGGGCGGGCGAGGCGCACCCCGAAACGCCCACCCCACAGGCCGAAGCCTCCTGA
- a CDS encoding ubiquinol-cytochrome c reductase iron-sulfur subunit, whose product MTRYKRQDPEITRRKFINVAMGTTAAVGGVSLLSTLGAANPVFRLTADKMPPLEGDILVHAEESKEGRPITVADLSTQLVRAWAMGKDEDGNDVIRKGDPNNILALYRFPQGQLVAPTNLEATVDGQIVAYSDICTHAGCSVSDSDINAGQMRCPCHSGEYDPKRGAIVTGGPPPKPLAQLPIRQDGDRLVVAGFFLTPPYPYHNSEAEWNNVKQEVEEALT is encoded by the coding sequence ATGACCCGTTACAAGAGACAAGACCCCGAGATCACCCGCCGCAAGTTCATCAACGTGGCGATGGGCACCACTGCGGCCGTGGGCGGCGTGAGCCTGCTCAGCACGCTGGGCGCCGCCAACCCCGTCTTCCGCCTCACCGCCGACAAGATGCCGCCCCTCGAAGGCGACATCCTCGTGCACGCCGAGGAGAGCAAGGAGGGCCGTCCCATCACCGTCGCGGACCTCAGCACGCAGCTCGTGCGGGCCTGGGCGATGGGCAAGGATGAGGATGGCAACGACGTGATTCGCAAGGGCGATCCCAACAACATCCTCGCGCTCTACCGCTTTCCGCAGGGACAGCTCGTGGCTCCCACCAACCTCGAAGCGACGGTGGACGGGCAGATCGTGGCCTACAGCGACATCTGCACCCACGCCGGTTGCTCGGTGAGCGACAGCGACATCAACGCCGGGCAGATGCGCTGCCCCTGCCACTCGGGCGAGTACGACCCCAAGCGCGGGGCCATTGTCACCGGTGGGCCGCCTCCCAAGCCCCTCGCGCAGCTTCCCATCCGGCAGGACGGGGACCGGCTGGTGGTCGCAGGCTTCTTCCTGACGCCGCCCTACCCCTACCACAACAGTGAAGCCGAGTGGAACAACGTCAAGCAGGAAGTGGAGGAGGCGCTCACATGA
- a CDS encoding serine hydrolase, with protein MTSPDLWLADLRSRGYVGEVGLLVTDLAETELFALNPDRSFPAASTVKVPLLVQALEEAQAGRLDLSARVTMTAQDRVPGSGVLHELGAGLALTWQDVLTLMTVVSDNTATNLVIGRLGEGAVNAWLALRGLTHTHLIGKLQLPPERQNEAQRRGERNRTSAQDQVALLGRLVRGELLDPPHTELALSILTRQQFRDILGRHVPRDADGEPLYRVASKSGELRGVHHDVGVLFTPRPLVVALLSQGGLDPREHPDNRDVEALAGALWPLLALLGGVHGPHAGDI; from the coding sequence ATGACCTCACCTGACCTGTGGCTCGCCGACCTGCGCTCACGCGGGTACGTGGGCGAGGTGGGCCTTCTCGTCACCGATCTCGCGGAAACCGAACTGTTCGCCCTGAACCCCGACCGCTCTTTTCCGGCCGCGAGCACGGTCAAGGTGCCGTTGCTCGTGCAGGCGCTGGAGGAGGCGCAGGCGGGGCGACTCGACCTCTCGGCCCGCGTGACGATGACGGCGCAGGACCGGGTGCCGGGCTCGGGAGTGCTGCACGAGCTGGGGGCGGGTCTGGCCCTGACCTGGCAGGACGTGCTTACCCTGATGACCGTGGTGAGCGACAACACGGCCACGAACCTCGTCATCGGCCGTCTGGGCGAGGGGGCGGTCAACGCCTGGCTCGCGCTGCGTGGGCTCACCCACACCCACCTCATCGGCAAGCTGCAACTGCCCCCCGAGCGCCAGAACGAGGCCCAGCGCCGGGGCGAGCGCAACCGCACGTCGGCCCAGGATCAGGTCGCCCTGCTGGGTCGGCTGGTCCGTGGAGAACTGCTTGATCCTCCGCACACCGAGCTGGCCCTGTCCATCCTGACCCGGCAACAGTTCCGGGACATTCTGGGACGGCACGTGCCACGTGACGCCGACGGCGAACCCCTCTACCGGGTAGCGAGCAAGAGCGGCGAACTGCGCGGCGTCCACCACGATGTGGGGGTGCTCTTTACCCCGCGTCCGCTGGTGGTGGCCCTGCTCTCGCAAGGCGGCCTCGATCCCCGTGAGCATCCCGACAACCGCGATGTGGAAGCGCTGGCCGGAGCGCTGTGGCCCCTGCTGGCGCTTCTGGGCGGGGTTCACGGGCCTCACGCGGGGGACATTTAA